Genomic segment of Paenibacillus sp. FSL R5-0912:
CGCTTGAAGCTCCCGTAATGATGATTACTTTGGATGGTTTATTTTCCACGTGTGACCTCTCCTTTATTCAACTTGTGTTGATTATCTGACTGGTGTTGATTATTATTATATAGAGATGAGATGGCAATTCAATCGCTAATGTAAGCGGAAATGTCCTATATGCAACATGCGCAGGCCATGTGTTCATTAACTGAAGGAGGTTCATCATCATGGGTACCGGAATCAAGACAGACAGACGGATTCTGAGAACAAGAGAAGCGATTAACAGAGCTTTTCTGGAGCTTTTTGGGGAGAAGGAGCTGGAACAAATCACGATTAACGATATCGCGGAACGGGCAAATGTAAACCGGGGGACCGTCTATCTGCACTACACCGACAAATATGATCTGCTCAACAGATGCATCGAGGATCACCTGGGCAGAATGTTCCTATCCTGCAATATGACCCGCACTCCGGACGGAGATGTTGGACTCATCAGCGAAATGAAGCCGGTATTTCTCTATTTCGAACAGAACTTCCTGTTCTTCTCCGCTATGCTTGCCAACCAGAGAACCACAATCTTCCGTGAACGCCTGCTGGAGATTGTCTCGGCGAATGTAATTCATAAGCTGGAGATGGAGAAGTCTGTTCCTGAAGGAATGGATAAGCAGCTCATTGCCCATTTCATGGCCTCGGCCTTCGTGGGCACTGTAGAGTGGTGGATTCAGAACCGGATGCCGCATGCTCCGGAAGAGATGGCGCAGCAGGTGCGGAGCTTGTTTGAGGGTAATACAATGTATAGGGGACATCAATAATCCCGCACCCCTTCCACTTAGGAAAGATGCGGGATTCGCAGCCGGGGATCAGGGCTTCCGGGTTAACCACTAGGTACGCTGAATTAGATTAACTTATTGAGTTCGGTTAATAATGCCTGCTTCAATTCGGCCAGTCTCTCCTCACTGGGTCTGCAGCTGTCTGAATACATCGTTTCTCTGGGTGTCAACCAGACGGGATGTGCCGGATTCGGTTCTGTCAGCTGTCTCGGGAAAATATGCCAGTGCATATGCGAATCGCCGTTTCCCAGCAGCTCATAATTTAATTTGTACGGCTTGAATGCCTTATACACCGCTTCTGCTGCGATGCTCATTTCGACCAGAAATTTCTGTTTGTAGCCGCTGTCCAGTTCATGCAGCTCGCGTTTATGTTCCTTACCCAAAAATAAAGTGTAGCCTTCGAAATATTGATGGTCTCCAAGTACCACATACCCTGTCTCGAGCTCGGCTACAAAGTACTTATTCGTGCCATCTTTGATCATATTAATGCGGCTGCAAATCAAACATTCTTCCATATTGTGAAACCTCCCATAAGATAAGTAACAGTCCATTATCACCACTTATATAAGCTGAACTTAAAAATGATGGCCGGCCGATAGACAAACCTCTTTCGGAGCAGGGCATGGTCCATGCAACAAGTCAGATTCTTAAGTTGACTCTGTATAGCAATAAATATTTATGAAATCCCCTAAATAATAACATTACAGATGTCGATAATACTAAAGCAATATAAATTCCTTAGAAAGGAAAATAAATATATTATTGAGATTTTAATACATAGGACAAATATCATATAGTGAGTAGGAGGAATTATTTAGTATGAATATTACAAAAAAAGTATTTATCTCTTCCATTTTGGCTACCGGGTTGTTCTGCGGGGCTGTAGGGGTTTACGCTGCAGACGGGGTTTCGTTAGTACAAGCTTACCTTAATAGTACTATTAAGTTTACTGTGAATGGCGTTTCGTGGACTCCTAAAGATGCAAATGGAAATAAACTCTCCCCTCTAGTATACAATGGTTCAACCTACCTTCCTGCCAAGGCAGTCGGTGAAGCAATGAATGCATCCGTTCTTTGGAATGCCGGTACTAAAACCGTCGCCATTACAACTACTGGAAGTGCCAACGCCGGAGAACCTTATAATGATTCATCATCAGCTACGACTACACCAGTCACCAATGTACCAGTAACAACTGCTCCAGCAGCTACCGCCCCTGCCTCTCAGTCAAGCAGCCTTCCAAGTGGACTGCTCACCCTGCCTTATAATCATGATCTCACTGCAGTAGGCGAAAACAACAAATCTGTAGCATTAGCTTTTATCCAAGCTTACGGAAATGCCTTAACTTCCGGATCCAACTCAAGCTATAATGCTTTAATCGATAAATATGTGATTGACGATTTAAATGACTACGACATGGGCTACAAAAAAACATCGAAGGACAATGCAGCTAAATCGATCTCCGGGGTAGTAAAATTGAATGAAAGTGCAGTTATTACGAAATATGCGGGCATTTTAAAGAGTGCCACACTTAGTGATGTGAAATTAGACACAACCTGGTCTGAAAAATATTCAACCTCTACTACATTGTGCTACAAAGTAGAATTACCCGGTTTCTTCATATCTTCATTTAGTGTCTTTTTTGAATTTGATATGGATAAAGAAACGAACACTTATTATCTTGTAGCAGTCAATATCTAACTTCCAAATGAATAGAAGGTGTGCGGGCCCATGATGGCTTGCACACCTTTTTTGGATATACCCAAAAGAAATAGAGCTTCTCAAAAGTTTGGTGGATGATGCCTCTCGCGCGGGAAGCTGCAATAATGTACTATAGCCATTTCCCTGCCGGGTGTATATTCATGTGACTACTTCACCTGGAGGCCATCATGAATATCGTTTCTTTCATCATCTATTGTATTGTGGTAACCTTCACACCCGGCCCTACCAATATTGTGATTCTATCTTCCGTGCAGCATCACGGGGCCAAAAAAACAATGGAATACGTCGGCGGAGCCACACTGGCGTTTGGACTGCTGCTTGCCGCCTCCACCCTGCTGAACCGCATGCTTGCGAACATCATCCCGCATATTCTCGGCGTCATGCAGATCATCGGCAGCTTGTACATGCTCTACCTGGCTTACCAGGTCTACAGGATGGGCCGTACCGAGGACAATTCCCGCCACTCCTCCGGCTTCGTCTCCGGGCTGCTGATGCAATTCGCCAATCCGAAGGTGCTGCTGTTCACGCTGACCGTTATCCCGGGTTATGTTATGCCTTATTATAGTTCACCCGCAGCAGCCTTCATCTTCGTTCTGGTAATTACTGTGATCGGTTTTCTGGCATTCACTACCTGGGTCGTATTCGGCTCCATATTCAAGAGCTTTCTGCAGCGGCATCAGCGGGTGATGAATAGTATCATGGCACTTTTTCTAGTATACTCTGCTGTAATGGTATCCGGAATTTTATAGAGGGCGGTGATTAAGGTGGAACAATTCAATTATAGAAAGTCTGCAGAGATTCTCGCCTTATCAGCCAGCATGACGGATTTCACTTACAAAAAGCATTGTCACGAAGAATATGCCCTGGGCGTAACACTGCGCGGTATCCAGCAATATCATCTGGCTGGCAGCCTGCACTCCTCCCATCCGGGCGGTGTCATGTTGTTTAACCCCGAACAGTACCACGACGGCAATTCCTATGATAGAGCAGGTATTGATTATGTCATGCTCTATATTAAGCCGGCCAAGTTTGCAGAGATTCTGGGCAAGCAGGAGCTGCGGTTCACCTCGCCTATCGTCTATGACAGGGAACTGGCACAATCCGTCTATTCCTTGAACCAAGCGGTCCAGAACGGCGCTGACAACGCACTTTGCAGTGAATTGCTGCTTCAGCTGGCCCATCTGGCCGCCCATACCGAAATCGAAGCCGCCATGCGGACCGATAATGCCTTTGTTCAACAAGCCAAGGAAATGATGTACTACAGCCTCGGCCAAGTGCTTAAGCTTGATCACATCTCACAGGAGTTAGGCCTGTCCAAATATCAGTTCATCCGCGAGTTCAAATCACATACAGGCATCTCGCCTTACCAATTCTTCCTGAACTGCAAGGTTGAACATGCCAGACAATCGATCGAGAAGAACAAGGATATCTATTCCGCAGTAGCCGAATACGGCTTCACAGACCTGACTCACCTGAACCGGCATTTCAAAAGTGTCTTCGGCCTTACAGCCTATGAATACATGTCACAGCTGGCTTAATCCATATTCTTCTGCGCCAGCATAGCTCTGTACCTTTATCTACTTCTTATGCTGCGGAATCCACTCTATTACTCTGGTGCCAGCACCTTATCCACCAGACGGTCCTGCTCAAGGCTCAGAAACCGCCCGTAATGCGGGTAACGTTGGCCCTCATGCCTTGTCTCGAATCATCCCTCCCTCTATTCGATGTCAACTTCTACGAAACGGTTGGTTGTTGCATTCATATAATACAGCTTGTTATCCACGATATGGATATATAAGGTCTTGTCATCGCTCTGCTTCTCGCTGGTATAATCGCTAAGATTGAGCCGGAACAGCTTCTTGCTGTACTCGGAGTAATTGCTGAAGTACAAATAGTTTCCGCTAAGATTCATCTCTCTGCCATTCAAAGCGGAAATTTGGGTTAATCCGGTTCCATCTATATTCATCGTATATAAATGCTCTTTGAAATTGAGGTACATGATATCATCTTTCATCACTATATTAGTGATGTATCCGCCATCCAGCAGCTTCTTCTTGCGGCTGCCGTCAAGGTCCATAACAAACAGCTTGCTGAAGTCAATCGTATAGTAGATCTTGCCGCCATACACCGCCAGGCTGGATACCCCGTACTGTTCAAGCACCGTTCTGGAGCTGCCGTCGGTCTTCATCCGGTAGAGCGGCTTATTCATCGACGAGTTCCCCTGCGTGAAGTAGATCCAGTCATCAACAACCGACACGAGGTTCTTCCCGACGGCAAAATCTCGAATCATCGTCCGCGCCGACCCGTCCGTATTCATGCTGAACAGCTTGTTGTTGTCGCCCGTATAATACAGCTTTCCGCCTACAAGATTAATATAAGCCGCAAATTCGTCATCGCTAAGCTTCTGAAGTTCAGTACCGTCCTTCTTCTGTTTATAGAGTCTCCCCGAGTCTAGCGGATTATTGAAATAGACCCATTCATTG
This window contains:
- a CDS encoding TetR/AcrR family transcriptional regulator, which translates into the protein MGTGIKTDRRILRTREAINRAFLELFGEKELEQITINDIAERANVNRGTVYLHYTDKYDLLNRCIEDHLGRMFLSCNMTRTPDGDVGLISEMKPVFLYFEQNFLFFSAMLANQRTTIFRERLLEIVSANVIHKLEMEKSVPEGMDKQLIAHFMASAFVGTVEWWIQNRMPHAPEEMAQQVRSLFEGNTMYRGHQ
- a CDS encoding HIT family protein, with the translated sequence MEECLICSRINMIKDGTNKYFVAELETGYVVLGDHQYFEGYTLFLGKEHKRELHELDSGYKQKFLVEMSIAAEAVYKAFKPYKLNYELLGNGDSHMHWHIFPRQLTEPNPAHPVWLTPRETMYSDSCRPSEERLAELKQALLTELNKLI
- a CDS encoding stalk domain-containing protein; protein product: MNITKKVFISSILATGLFCGAVGVYAADGVSLVQAYLNSTIKFTVNGVSWTPKDANGNKLSPLVYNGSTYLPAKAVGEAMNASVLWNAGTKTVAITTTGSANAGEPYNDSSSATTTPVTNVPVTTAPAATAPASQSSSLPSGLLTLPYNHDLTAVGENNKSVALAFIQAYGNALTSGSNSSYNALIDKYVIDDLNDYDMGYKKTSKDNAAKSISGVVKLNESAVITKYAGILKSATLSDVKLDTTWSEKYSTSTTLCYKVELPGFFISSFSVFFEFDMDKETNTYYLVAVNI
- a CDS encoding LysE family translocator, giving the protein MNIVSFIIYCIVVTFTPGPTNIVILSSVQHHGAKKTMEYVGGATLAFGLLLAASTLLNRMLANIIPHILGVMQIIGSLYMLYLAYQVYRMGRTEDNSRHSSGFVSGLLMQFANPKVLLFTLTVIPGYVMPYYSSPAAAFIFVLVITVIGFLAFTTWVVFGSIFKSFLQRHQRVMNSIMALFLVYSAVMVSGIL
- a CDS encoding AraC family transcriptional regulator; the encoded protein is MEQFNYRKSAEILALSASMTDFTYKKHCHEEYALGVTLRGIQQYHLAGSLHSSHPGGVMLFNPEQYHDGNSYDRAGIDYVMLYIKPAKFAEILGKQELRFTSPIVYDRELAQSVYSLNQAVQNGADNALCSELLLQLAHLAAHTEIEAAMRTDNAFVQQAKEMMYYSLGQVLKLDHISQELGLSKYQFIREFKSHTGISPYQFFLNCKVEHARQSIEKNKDIYSAVAEYGFTDLTHLNRHFKSVFGLTAYEYMSQLA
- a CDS encoding DUF5050 domain-containing protein is translated as MRKWIIIAPLLFSLTGMATIFAAPADQPAVTVTVNGKLVNFDVQPVNDQGTVYVPLRFVADELGGMIVPGNNKAILISKGTITLSITAGSTAAYKNQQPFTLAAAPRLVNGRMLVPLRVLSEVFEASVTYADGQVAITQEESVQPAGPGVMGNSIGNLNNWGLYAADNEWVYFNNPLDSGRLYKQKKDGTELQKLSDDEFAAYINLVGGKLYYTGDNNKLFSMNTDGSARTMIRDFAVGKNLVSVVDDWIYFTQGNSSMNKPLYRMKTDGSSRTVLEQYGVSSLAVYGGKIYYTIDFSKLFVMDLDGSRKKKLLDGGYITNIVMKDDIMYLNFKEHLYTMNIDGTGLTQISALNGREMNLSGNYLYFSNYSEYSKKLFRLNLSDYTSEKQSDDKTLYIHIVDNKLYYMNATTNRFVEVDIE